Proteins found in one Ptychodera flava strain L36383 chromosome 16, AS_Pfla_20210202, whole genome shotgun sequence genomic segment:
- the LOC139152571 gene encoding 14 kDa phosphohistidine phosphatase-like, whose protein sequence is MTKELSKVPDVEIDPEGIFPYILVDVTAKSGHSKCIVRGDCFSEYHSDVYDKTIPKIKAQGFDCRVMGGGKIDHRGSKKEILVYGYSGNYGEAEHTITCAVLRKKYKDYDKITHRKQNFY, encoded by the exons ATGACCAAGGAACTTTCGAAAGTTCCCGACGTCGAAATCGACCCGGAAGGCATTTTCCCGTATATCTTGGTCGACGTTACAGCAAAAAGTGGCCATTCCAAATGTATCGTCAGAGGGGATTGCTTCTCGGAGTACCACT CTGACGTGTACGACAAGACCATACCAAAAATTAAAGCCCAAGGCTTCGATTGCCGTGTCATGGGTGGAGGTAAAATAGACCACAGAGGTTCCAAGAAGGAAATTCTTGTTTATGGATATTCCGGG AATTATGGTGAAGCCGAGCACACAATAACGTGTGCAGTGTTGAGAAAGAAATATAAGGACTATGACAAAATTACACATCGAAAACAAAATTTCTATTAA
- the LOC139152570 gene encoding uncharacterized protein: MFLFFIELIVALVGSFVVSLVKDNFRGMPGIVTHYPKSNAFLKIDGQADLIITINKIPRECCPYTITQRWPYSVEGVVAYPITQLDSLKSNETGQCFELFPSIPQEKPNLSRDSPMSKVEARILKCTHCNQFDIHKEDMLGKCVNMMLMMIMEVSNLRNFDLVPKYQFFNTADTRSVSINVSPEHPVHFTLDLGVYPERKVLMNKFHNSIRNVCRASIMLIIYPVSAVHNVHYLQLGLEKHQCEYTRCELKFNKTDVVQSPDSESELQPVDKVHSGVYGSGGGDSDHGGGASSGEGSHVRGRGKCDGIEGASGGGRGRCVDGNGGQGGGGGSDDDDDDDNDNNYGNDDDDDDDDDDDDDDDDDGYDGDDEADDVDEGMGDVSVLDTVEPGQPTGHRHEPYRADTSSTNHSSDALYVPFMVKRQNQPEENDHRSTGSMNPD; encoded by the exons ATGTTTTTGTTCTTCATCGAATTAATTGTTGCTTTGGTTGGATCATTTGTCGTCAGTCTAGTAAAGGATAATTTTAGAGGCATGCCTGGCATAGTAACTCATTATCCCAAAAGTAATGCGTTTTTGAAAATCGACGGACAGGCTGACTTGATCATAACGATTAATAAGATCCCCAGAGAATGTTGCCCATATACTATTACCCAACGATGGCCATACAGTGTTGAAGGAGTGGTTGCATACCCGATCACTCAGCTTGACAGCTTGAAATCTAATGAAACAGGACAGTGCTTCGAGTTGTTTCCTTCTATACCACAAGAAAAGCCTAATTTAAGTAGAGATTCTCCCATGTCAAAAGTTGaagccagaattttgaaatgtacTCATTGCAACCAGTTTGATATACACAAGGAAGACATGCTGGGTAAATGTGTAAAtatgatgctgatgatgataaTGGAGGTATCAAATTTGCGAAACTTCGATTTGGTcccaaaatatcaattttttaatACTGCAGATACCAGGTCAGTAAGCATCAATGTGAGTCCAGAGCATCCCGTTCATTTTACACTAGATCTGGGGGTATATCCTGAGAGAAAGGTTTTAATGAATAAGTTTCACAATTCCATACGTAATGTATGTAGGGCGAGTATTATGCTTATCATATACCCAGTGAGTGCTGTACATAATGTGCATTATCTCCAACTTGGTTTGGAGAAGCATCAGTGCGAATATACACGTTGTGAAttgaaatttaataaaacaGATGTTGTACAAAGCCCTGATTCTGAAAGCGAATTACAACCTGTTGATAAGGTTCACAGTGGTGTTTATGGCAGTGGTGGTGGAGATTCTGACCATGGGGGAGGCGCTAGTAGTGGAGAAGGTAGCCACGTCAGAGGAAGAGGCAAATGCGATGGGATTGAGGGTGCCAGTGGTGGCGGCAGAGGCAGATGTGTAGATGGTAACGGAGGCCAAGGCGGTGGTGgaggctccgatgatgatgatgatgatgataacgacaACAACTAcggcaatgatgatgatgatgatgatgatgatgatgatgacgacgacgacgacgacgatggttATGATGGTGATGACGAAGCCGATGACGTGGATGAAG GTATGGGTGATGTCTCAGTGTTAGATACTGTGGAGCCAGGTCAGCCTACCGGTCACAGACACGAACCTTACCGAGCAGATACTTCAAGCACCAACCATTCATCTGATGCCTTGTATGTTCCATTCATGGTAAAACGGCAAAACCAACCAGAGGAAAACGACCACAG ATCAACAGGGAGCATGAACCCCGACTGA
- the LOC139152569 gene encoding protein qua-1-like: MTWFRISKESLIETHKQERQTVVLNIHLGLKKNILEFEFDQTSDVSHVPNAEKIVEGTLKPADDVDGGAGESANNRESTDDGEGSTHDSTDNGDGNGCEDDERGLGSGGDADGGGSPGSSGGADGNDQGSEDNDGDDEDDDGGGDEDDDDDDDDDGGDEDDDDAAGGDGDEDGDDIDDNDSEEEQEQTNEGTLEPVNDASGGGYGDGGEGASGRESAGGGEGGIDEPSGNGDGNGCENSNGGMDAGGCAQGDGSPNSSDGAEDNSGNTVRPCQPTDHVQEAYRADTSRTKDSSESLFVPLMYALQNRPKDNFRSTGTMNPD, encoded by the exons ATGACTTGGTTTCGTATTTCAAAGGAAAGTTTGATTGAAACACACAAACAAGAGCGCCAGACGGTTGTTCTTAATATCCACCTTGGATTGAAGAAGAACATTTTGGAATTCGAATTTGATCAAACATCAGATgtcagtcatgttcctaatgcTGAAAAAATTGTTGAAGGCACATTAAAACCGGCAGATGATGTTGACGGTGGTGCTGGTGAAAGCGCCAACAATAGAGAAAGCACCGATGATGGCGAAGGGAGCACCCATGATTCGACTGACAATGGAGATGGCAATGGATGTGAAGACGATGAAAGGGGCCTGGGCAGTGGTGGAGACGCCGACGGTGGTGGTAGTCCAGGCAGTAGTGGAGGCGCCGATGGTAATGATCAAGGGTCAGAAGATAATGACGGCGATGACgaagatgatgatggtggtggtgatgaagatgacgacgacgatgatgatgatgatggcggtGATGAAGATGACGATGATGCTGctggtggtgatggtgatgaagATGGCGATGATATTGATGACAATGATAGCGAGGAAGAGCAGGAACAAACAAATGAAGGCACATTAGAACCGGTAAATGACGCTAGCGGTGGTGGTTATGGGGATGGTGGTGAAGGTGCCAGCGGTAGGGAAAGCGCTGGTGGTGGTGAGGGGGGTATCGATGAGCCTAGCGGTAATGGAGATGGCAACGGTTGTGAAAACAGTAACGGGGGAATGGATGCTGGTGGATGCGCACAAGGTGATGGGAGTCCGAACAGTAGTGATGGCGCCGAAGATAACAGTGGTA ATACTGTGAGGCCATGTCAACCCACAGACCACGTACAAGAAGCTTATCGAGCAGATACCTCACGAACCAAGGATTCAAGTGAGAGCCTGTTCGTACCATTGATGTATGCACTACAAAATCGACCAAAGGATAATTTCAG atcaactggaaccatgaATCCTGATTGA